Proteins encoded by one window of Myxococcus guangdongensis:
- the rho gene encoding transcription termination factor Rho — MRKARTSREKAADVAVPVEADDKPRRKRAAAKTADREEAEKPSRSRRAPRRDEDTNPEVESDSAEVSAEPPRPVLTPISRPVRDDDLQEARISGEEESPAATLPPPPEPPEAPTITEVSRDGAPMQVIKLNDLKRMKITDLSRMAHDVGIENYQGLKKQDLIFALLGGIADKRFEVHAEGVMELLSDGFGFLRSADSDYQPSPDDIYVSPSQVRRFNLRPGDTVTGPIRQPREGERFFALQKVDKVNFTDPMSDAARERILFDNLTPLYPTRKLKLEHESSEMTTRIIDMFCPIGLGQRCLIVAPPKAGKTVLLQNIAHAISRNHPDVYLIVLLVDERPEEVTDMERSVRGEVVSSTFDEPATRHVQVAEMVIDKAKRLVEQKYDVCILLDSITRLARAYNTVVPASGKILSGGVDANALHKPKRFFGAARNIEEGGSLTIIGTALIDTGSRMDEVIFEEFKGTGNSEIVLDRKLMEKRIFPTLDINKSGTRKEELLLGPGDLVRITALRQVLHPFTPIDAMEFVLKHMRPTATNADFLGSMNR; from the coding sequence ATGCGCAAAGCCCGTACTTCGAGAGAGAAGGCCGCCGACGTCGCTGTTCCCGTCGAGGCCGACGACAAGCCCCGTCGCAAGCGCGCGGCGGCGAAGACCGCCGACAGGGAGGAAGCCGAGAAGCCGTCCCGTTCGCGCCGCGCCCCTCGCCGCGACGAGGACACGAACCCGGAGGTGGAGAGCGACTCCGCCGAGGTGAGCGCCGAGCCGCCCCGCCCGGTGCTGACGCCGATCTCCCGTCCGGTCCGCGACGACGACCTCCAGGAGGCTCGCATCTCCGGTGAGGAGGAGTCCCCCGCGGCCACGCTGCCGCCCCCGCCGGAGCCCCCCGAGGCCCCGACCATCACGGAGGTCAGCCGCGACGGCGCTCCCATGCAGGTCATCAAGCTCAATGACCTGAAGCGGATGAAGATCACGGACCTGTCCCGGATGGCCCACGACGTGGGCATCGAGAACTACCAGGGTCTGAAGAAGCAGGACCTCATCTTCGCGCTGCTGGGTGGCATCGCGGACAAGCGCTTCGAGGTCCACGCCGAGGGCGTGATGGAGCTGCTCAGCGACGGCTTCGGCTTCCTGCGCAGCGCGGACAGCGACTACCAGCCCAGCCCGGACGACATCTACGTGTCCCCGTCGCAGGTGCGCCGCTTCAACCTGCGGCCCGGCGACACGGTGACGGGCCCCATCCGCCAGCCCCGCGAGGGCGAGCGCTTCTTCGCGCTCCAGAAGGTGGACAAGGTCAACTTCACGGACCCGATGTCGGACGCGGCGCGCGAGCGCATCCTGTTCGACAACCTCACGCCGCTGTATCCGACGCGCAAGCTCAAGCTCGAGCACGAGTCGTCGGAGATGACCACGCGCATCATCGACATGTTCTGCCCCATCGGCCTGGGCCAGCGCTGCCTCATCGTGGCGCCGCCGAAGGCCGGCAAGACGGTGCTCTTGCAGAACATCGCGCACGCCATCAGCCGCAACCACCCGGACGTCTACCTCATCGTGCTGCTCGTGGACGAGCGCCCGGAGGAAGTGACGGACATGGAGCGCAGCGTGCGCGGCGAGGTGGTCTCCTCCACCTTCGACGAGCCCGCCACGCGCCACGTGCAGGTGGCGGAGATGGTCATCGACAAGGCCAAGCGCCTGGTCGAACAGAAGTACGACGTCTGCATCCTGCTGGACTCGATCACCCGTCTGGCGCGCGCCTACAACACGGTGGTGCCCGCGTCCGGAAAGATTCTGTCCGGCGGCGTGGACGCCAACGCGCTCCACAAGCCCAAGCGCTTCTTCGGCGCCGCGCGCAACATCGAGGAGGGCGGCTCGCTGACCATCATCGGCACCGCGCTCATCGACACCGGCAGCCGCATGGACGAGGTCATCTTCGAGGAGTTCAAGGGCACGGGTAACTCCGAAATCGTCCTGGACCGCAAGCTGATGGAGAAGCGCATCTTCCCCACGCTGGATATCAACAAGTCCGGCACGCGCAAGGAGGAGCTGCTGCTGGGGCCGGGTGATTTGGTCCGCATCACCGCGCTGCGCCAGGTGCTGCACCCGTTCACCCCCATCGACGCGATGGAGTTCGTGCTCAAGCACATGCGTCCGACGGCGACGAACGCGGACTTCCTCGGCTCGATGAACCGCTAG
- the ligA gene encoding NAD-dependent DNA ligase LigA yields the protein MDDFKKAEARARELRRELAHHNHRYYVLDSPEISDIQYDTLMRELQGLEEKHPTLQTPDSPTQRVGGKAADEFGQVVHRVPMLSLANLFEDEGLVEFDERIRKMLGIPAVNYVCEPKLDGLAIALRFEKGIFVQGATRGDGTTGEDVTGNLRTIRSLPMELFPEDGVKVPELLEVRGEVFIRKADFQKLNEKREEEGEPLFANPRNAAAGSLRQLDPKETAQRPLSVYLYECVPTEGVPAFKTHIEKLEYLKSLGLPINRYVRAAGIDGVRAAYDASLKGRHELPFEVDGMVVKVDDEDQRKRLGQVSKSPRWAVAYKFPPEEESTLVQDIGIQVGRTGALTPVAHLKPVKVGGVTVARATLHNEDELRRKDVRKGDTVFVRRAGDVIPEIVSTVLSKRPEDSKPFEFPKHCPVCGAVAVKDEDGAVIRCTGASCPAQLVEKIRHFASRIAMDIEGLGDKLAAQLVATGTVKTFADLYALTKQKLMTLERMGDKSAENLLASIEHSKTTTQRRFLYALGIRHVGDATAKALAEAFPKVQGLFDASLEDVSRVKDVGAVMAQVIHTFFQEPQNREAILALLNAGVAPAPPQVATGGPFIGKTVVLTGSMTGMTREQAKEEVERRGGKVAGSVSRKTDFVVAGDDAGSKLKKAQELGVRILDEEAFLGLLRADA from the coding sequence GTGGACGACTTCAAGAAAGCCGAAGCCCGAGCCCGCGAGCTCCGTCGTGAGCTGGCCCACCACAACCACCGCTACTACGTGCTCGACTCGCCGGAGATCAGCGACATCCAGTACGACACGCTGATGCGTGAGCTGCAGGGGTTGGAGGAGAAGCACCCCACCCTGCAGACGCCGGACTCGCCCACCCAGCGCGTGGGCGGCAAGGCGGCCGACGAGTTCGGTCAGGTGGTCCACCGCGTCCCCATGCTGTCGCTCGCCAACCTCTTCGAGGACGAGGGGCTGGTGGAGTTCGACGAGCGCATCCGCAAGATGCTCGGCATCCCCGCCGTCAATTACGTGTGCGAGCCCAAGCTGGACGGGCTCGCGATCGCGCTGCGCTTCGAGAAGGGCATCTTCGTGCAGGGCGCCACCCGCGGCGACGGCACCACGGGCGAGGACGTGACGGGCAACCTGCGCACCATCCGAAGCCTGCCCATGGAGCTGTTCCCCGAGGACGGGGTGAAGGTGCCCGAGCTCCTGGAGGTGCGCGGCGAGGTCTTCATCCGCAAGGCGGACTTCCAGAAGCTCAACGAGAAGCGCGAGGAGGAGGGCGAGCCGCTCTTCGCCAATCCGCGCAACGCGGCCGCCGGCAGCCTGCGCCAGCTGGATCCGAAGGAGACCGCGCAGCGTCCGCTCTCCGTCTACCTCTACGAGTGTGTCCCCACCGAGGGCGTGCCCGCCTTCAAGACGCACATCGAGAAGCTCGAGTACCTGAAGTCGCTGGGCCTGCCCATCAACCGCTACGTGCGCGCGGCGGGCATCGACGGGGTGCGCGCCGCCTATGACGCCTCACTGAAGGGCCGCCACGAGCTGCCCTTCGAGGTGGACGGCATGGTGGTGAAGGTGGACGACGAGGACCAGCGAAAGCGCCTGGGCCAGGTCTCCAAGAGCCCGCGCTGGGCGGTGGCGTACAAGTTCCCGCCCGAGGAGGAGTCCACGCTGGTGCAGGACATCGGCATCCAGGTGGGCCGCACCGGCGCCCTCACGCCCGTGGCGCACCTGAAGCCCGTGAAGGTGGGCGGCGTCACCGTGGCGCGCGCCACGCTGCACAACGAGGACGAGCTGCGGCGCAAGGACGTGCGCAAGGGCGACACCGTCTTCGTGCGCCGCGCGGGGGACGTGATTCCGGAAATCGTCTCCACGGTGCTCTCCAAGCGCCCCGAGGACTCCAAGCCCTTCGAGTTCCCCAAGCACTGCCCGGTGTGCGGCGCGGTGGCGGTGAAGGACGAGGACGGCGCCGTCATCCGGTGCACCGGCGCGTCCTGCCCCGCGCAGCTGGTGGAGAAGATCCGCCACTTCGCCAGCCGCATCGCCATGGACATCGAGGGCCTGGGCGACAAGCTGGCCGCGCAGCTGGTGGCCACCGGCACCGTGAAGACGTTCGCGGACCTGTACGCGCTCACCAAGCAGAAGCTGATGACGCTCGAGCGCATGGGCGACAAGAGCGCGGAGAACCTGCTCGCGTCCATCGAGCACTCCAAGACGACCACCCAGCGCCGCTTCCTCTACGCGCTGGGCATCCGACACGTGGGGGACGCCACCGCCAAGGCGCTCGCCGAGGCCTTCCCCAAGGTGCAGGGGCTCTTCGACGCGTCGCTGGAGGACGTCTCACGCGTCAAGGATGTCGGCGCGGTCATGGCGCAGGTCATCCACACCTTCTTCCAGGAGCCCCAGAACCGGGAGGCCATCCTCGCGCTGCTCAACGCCGGTGTCGCACCCGCCCCGCCCCAGGTGGCCACGGGAGGCCCGTTCATTGGTAAGACGGTGGTGCTCACCGGCTCGATGACGGGTATGACGCGGGAGCAGGCGAAGGAGGAGGTGGAGCGGCGGGGTGGGAAGGTCGCGGGAAGTGTCTCGCGCAAGACCGATTTCGTGGTGGCCGGCGACGATGCGGGCAGCAAGCTGAAGAAGGCCCAGGAACTCGGGGTAAGAATCCTGGATGAGGAAGCGTTCCTCGGGCTGTTGCGAGCGGACGCCTAG
- a CDS encoding acylphosphatase, protein MSGSRRVALRIQGKVQGVFFRESARVEATRLGLSGWVRNRSEGSVEAVAEGEPEMLEEFIRWCHRGPEQARVDGVQRTDGEATGEYRHFIVERTS, encoded by the coding sequence ATGAGCGGTTCCAGGCGGGTGGCCCTGCGCATCCAGGGCAAGGTGCAGGGCGTCTTCTTCCGGGAGAGCGCCCGGGTGGAGGCCACGCGCCTGGGGTTGTCGGGCTGGGTGAGGAACCGCTCGGAGGGCTCGGTGGAGGCGGTGGCGGAAGGAGAGCCTGAGATGCTGGAGGAGTTCATCCGGTGGTGTCACCGAGGTCCCGAGCAGGCGCGCGTCGACGGCGTCCAGCGCACGGACGGCGAGGCCACCGGCGAGTACCGTCACTTCATCGTGGAGCGCACATCATGA
- a CDS encoding DUF3052 family protein has product MTPYALASLPAMLGIRAGSKVSVINPPRGFVQKLNPLPDGVEFLITAQTGLDVILFFSQDATELVQRLPALARAMALTGGIWVCWPGGEGVKTTLSEDFVRQAALDIGLVDNKICIIDSTWTGLRLVRRPRGRLDKPEGRKQAPAQA; this is encoded by the coding sequence ATGACGCCCTACGCGCTGGCATCCCTGCCGGCCATGCTGGGCATCCGGGCCGGGTCCAAGGTCTCCGTCATCAACCCGCCGCGCGGCTTCGTGCAGAAGCTCAATCCGCTGCCGGACGGGGTGGAGTTCCTCATCACCGCGCAGACGGGCCTGGATGTCATCCTCTTCTTCTCCCAGGACGCGACGGAGCTGGTGCAGCGGCTGCCCGCCCTGGCGCGCGCCATGGCCCTCACCGGGGGCATCTGGGTCTGCTGGCCCGGCGGCGAGGGCGTCAAGACGACCCTCTCCGAGGACTTCGTGCGTCAGGCGGCGCTCGACATCGGCCTGGTGGACAACAAAATCTGCATCATCGACTCCACCTGGACGGGCCTGAGGCTGGTCCGCAGGCCCCGCGGGCGGCTGGACAAGCCCGAGGGCCGCAAGCAGGCCCCCGCCCAGGCCTGA
- a CDS encoding Rne/Rng family ribonuclease yields the protein MSSILVINAAGRETRVALVENGHIAEFYLERKKDKGVVGNIYKGRVVRVLPGMQAAFVDIGLEKAAFLYVSDVVYDPDFARAQFELTEGEHEDAPDVPTESEAEAAEAAARNGGPQHHHPVEHAAEAEVEEPSAEAHAHLEGLPKDTRLELAANAPSVEVTSGTESAEAAQPTSEAAPSETEPSVTVVASEVSVSVEGATASVETASVAVTVVEVPSPASEPAVAEAAPEPPVSEDGVEVAQQQPEPPPASATALSELIPPPGGEEGALAVARPAEVSGERRTPREAREAREPRGREKEKDKGRHKQDEKRRDKRDDDGNGKEKVKQRRTDKIEDLLKVGQEVVVQISKDPIGTKGARLTSHISIPGRQLVFMPTVDHVGISRRISNEKERRRLREIVDRLRPPGTGFIVRTVAENVPQEKLESDIRFLIEVWNQVVRKNEKRGGPGLLHPDLDLILRATRDLFAHDVEKLVVDDPEEYERILGFVTAQDPALRDRVALHEGDDTVFDAYGIEQELQRATQRKVWLKSGGYLIIDQAEALTAIDVNSGRYVGKKSLEETITKINVEAAKEIVYQLRLRNIGGIIICDFIDMEKAQNRDKVFKALQEALGRDKAKTNVLRISELGLVEMTRKRVRESIGRVLHEDCPYCDGNGFVKTATTVAYEIFREIRREAPGYKDSTLVINCNAEVARLLQGEERNELRHLMDRYNKSIQVKAQQNYHREQYDIYGRSATGPEHKVASSPGSGDGELAMQQRKPDSGGFGRQDQNRRGGGGGGRDRDRDRGGSGGGGGSGGGDRRDDRRDGRRPDRGGDRPRGERGDRGGERADRGGERGERGDRGGERGERADRGGERGDRGGERGERADRGGERGDRSGERGERADRGGERGDRGGERGERADRGGERGGERGERGERGDRGERGDRGGDRPRGDRGGERGDRGGERGERGGSQGASGGNGGEGSGGSTPPASGQGGSEPSGGSTT from the coding sequence ATGAGCAGCATCCTCGTCATCAACGCCGCGGGTCGGGAGACTCGCGTGGCGCTCGTCGAGAACGGGCACATCGCGGAGTTCTATCTCGAGCGTAAGAAGGACAAGGGCGTCGTCGGCAACATCTACAAAGGCCGTGTGGTCCGGGTGCTGCCCGGCATGCAGGCGGCCTTCGTGGACATCGGCCTGGAGAAGGCCGCGTTCCTCTACGTCAGCGACGTCGTCTACGACCCGGACTTCGCCCGGGCGCAGTTCGAGCTGACCGAGGGCGAGCACGAGGACGCGCCCGACGTCCCCACCGAGTCCGAGGCCGAGGCCGCCGAGGCCGCCGCCCGGAACGGGGGTCCGCAGCACCACCACCCCGTGGAGCACGCGGCGGAGGCGGAGGTCGAGGAGCCGTCAGCCGAGGCCCACGCGCACCTCGAGGGCCTGCCGAAGGACACCCGCCTGGAGCTGGCGGCGAACGCGCCGTCGGTGGAAGTCACGTCCGGGACGGAGTCCGCCGAGGCCGCGCAGCCGACGTCCGAGGCCGCCCCGTCCGAGACCGAGCCGTCCGTGACGGTGGTGGCCAGCGAGGTGTCGGTGTCCGTGGAGGGCGCGACGGCCTCGGTGGAGACGGCGTCCGTGGCGGTGACGGTGGTGGAGGTCCCCTCCCCCGCGTCGGAGCCCGCCGTGGCCGAGGCCGCTCCCGAGCCACCGGTGTCCGAGGACGGCGTGGAGGTCGCGCAGCAGCAGCCCGAGCCGCCGCCCGCGTCGGCCACCGCGCTGAGCGAGCTGATTCCGCCGCCGGGCGGTGAGGAGGGCGCGCTGGCCGTGGCCCGTCCCGCCGAGGTCTCCGGTGAGCGCCGCACGCCGCGCGAGGCCCGGGAGGCTCGGGAGCCGCGCGGCCGGGAGAAGGAGAAGGACAAGGGCCGTCACAAGCAGGACGAGAAGCGCCGGGACAAGCGCGACGACGACGGCAACGGCAAGGAGAAGGTCAAGCAGCGCCGGACGGACAAGATCGAGGACTTGCTGAAGGTGGGCCAGGAGGTGGTGGTCCAGATTTCCAAGGACCCCATCGGCACGAAGGGCGCGCGCCTCACCTCGCACATCTCGATTCCCGGCCGTCAGCTGGTGTTCATGCCCACGGTGGACCACGTGGGCATCAGCCGCCGCATCTCCAACGAGAAGGAGCGCCGGCGGCTGCGTGAAATCGTGGACCGGCTGCGTCCGCCCGGCACGGGCTTCATCGTGCGCACGGTGGCGGAGAACGTTCCGCAGGAGAAGCTCGAGAGCGACATCCGGTTCCTCATCGAGGTGTGGAACCAGGTGGTGCGCAAGAACGAGAAGCGGGGCGGCCCCGGTCTGTTGCATCCGGACCTGGACCTCATCCTGCGCGCCACGCGTGACCTGTTCGCGCATGACGTGGAGAAGCTGGTCGTCGACGACCCCGAGGAGTACGAGCGCATCCTGGGCTTCGTCACGGCGCAGGACCCGGCGCTGCGGGACAGGGTGGCGCTGCACGAGGGTGACGACACCGTCTTCGACGCGTACGGCATCGAGCAGGAGCTGCAGCGGGCCACCCAGCGCAAGGTGTGGCTGAAGAGCGGCGGCTACCTCATCATCGATCAGGCCGAGGCGCTCACGGCCATCGACGTCAACTCGGGACGCTACGTCGGCAAGAAGAGCCTCGAGGAGACCATCACCAAGATCAACGTCGAGGCGGCCAAGGAGATTGTGTACCAGCTCCGGCTGCGCAACATCGGCGGCATCATCATCTGCGACTTCATCGACATGGAGAAGGCGCAGAACCGGGACAAGGTCTTCAAGGCGCTGCAGGAGGCGCTGGGGCGCGACAAGGCGAAGACGAACGTGCTGCGCATCTCCGAGCTGGGCCTCGTGGAGATGACGCGCAAGCGCGTGCGCGAGTCCATCGGCCGGGTGCTGCACGAGGACTGCCCGTACTGCGACGGCAACGGCTTCGTGAAGACGGCGACGACGGTGGCGTACGAGATCTTCCGGGAGATTCGCCGGGAGGCGCCGGGCTACAAGGACTCCACGCTGGTCATCAACTGCAACGCGGAAGTGGCGCGCCTGCTCCAGGGTGAGGAGCGCAACGAGCTGCGGCACCTGATGGACCGCTACAACAAGTCCATCCAGGTCAAGGCGCAGCAGAACTACCACCGCGAGCAGTACGACATCTACGGACGCTCGGCGACGGGCCCCGAGCACAAGGTGGCCTCGTCCCCGGGTTCGGGTGACGGCGAGCTGGCGATGCAGCAGCGCAAGCCGGACAGCGGTGGCTTCGGGCGGCAGGACCAGAATCGCCGGGGCGGTGGTGGGGGCGGAAGGGACCGCGATAGGGACCGGGGTGGCAGCGGCGGTGGTGGTGGTAGCGGCGGCGGAGACCGGCGCGATGACCGCCGTGACGGCCGTCGTCCGGACCGTGGCGGAGACCGCCCGCGTGGTGAGCGCGGGGACCGAGGCGGCGAGCGTGCCGACCGTGGCGGTGAGCGCGGTGAGCGTGGGGACCGAGGCGGCGAGCGCGGTGAGCGTGCCGACCGTGGCGGTGAGCGTGGGGACCGAGGCGGCGAGCGCGGCGAGCGTGCCGACCGTGGCGGTGAGCGCGGGGACCGAAGCGGTGAGCGCGGTGAGCGTGCCGACCGAGGCGGTGAGCGCGGGGACCGAGGCGGCGAGCGCGGTGAGCGTGCCGACCGTGGCGGTGAGCGTGGTGGCGAACGCGGCGAACGTGGTGAGCGCGGTGACCGGGGCGAGCGCGGTGACCGGGGCGGAGACCGTCCGCGCGGTGACCGGGGCGGCGAGCGCGGTGACCGAGGCGGTGAGCGCGGCGAGCGCGGTGGCAGCCAGGGCGCATCGGGAGGCAACGGCGGCGAGGGCAGCGGTGGCTCGACGCCTCCAGCATCAGGCCAGGGTGGCTCGGAGCCGTCGGGCGGTAGCACCACCTGA
- a CDS encoding YhjD/YihY/BrkB family envelope integrity protein: MQGTQVGRFATDTFLAARTVAQGFRGENLRLRAAALTYISMFSLVPLLTVGLVLLNAFHQDRFEERLRFVVREMLAPGVQEKSAAVLNQLLEQSNSVAIGSVGFLAILLSAGSLLRHIDGAVNELWGIRRQRPWGTRLLIYSGLLLLGPIFLAASLTGTRAVRGVLQSLPFASVLIALGTTLIAVVGLTLLYFWTPYAHVRVRSALAGGLVAGLGWIVAKSVYAEFAARSFRYNLLYASLSALPLFLAWVYVSWLVLLFGARLSYAVEHTAFRDSLFAFGTHPRAHELVASRIAQETTLTWVDGGPAPTPRVLATRLRVPESLVHEVVDRMVTAGLLERLRRGGLRPARDPASLTLADTTLAVHGVMISGGADTWDGPKATGFEQVEHFFQEADCLGVERLRRTRWTDLVAPLRPEVAQEAPSPPPRVAASGNP, translated from the coding sequence ATGCAGGGAACCCAGGTGGGCCGCTTCGCGACCGACACATTCCTCGCGGCGAGGACCGTGGCCCAGGGCTTTCGCGGAGAGAACCTCCGACTCCGTGCCGCCGCGCTCACCTACATCAGCATGTTCTCGCTGGTGCCGTTGCTGACGGTGGGCCTGGTCCTGCTCAATGCGTTCCACCAGGACCGCTTCGAGGAGCGACTGCGCTTCGTCGTCCGGGAGATGCTCGCCCCGGGAGTGCAGGAGAAGTCCGCCGCGGTGCTCAACCAGCTCCTCGAGCAGAGCAACTCCGTGGCCATCGGAAGCGTCGGCTTCCTGGCCATCCTCCTGTCCGCGGGCTCCCTGCTGCGCCACATCGACGGCGCGGTGAACGAGCTGTGGGGCATCCGCCGTCAGCGCCCTTGGGGCACCCGGCTGCTCATCTACTCGGGCCTGCTCCTGTTGGGTCCCATCTTCCTCGCGGCCTCCCTCACCGGGACGCGGGCGGTGCGCGGCGTCCTCCAGAGCCTGCCCTTCGCGAGCGTCCTCATCGCGCTCGGCACCACCCTCATCGCCGTCGTGGGCCTGACGCTGCTCTACTTCTGGACCCCCTACGCCCATGTCCGGGTGCGCTCCGCCCTCGCGGGGGGACTCGTCGCGGGCCTCGGGTGGATCGTGGCCAAGTCGGTCTACGCCGAGTTCGCCGCGCGCAGCTTCCGCTACAACCTGCTCTACGCCTCGCTGAGCGCCCTGCCCCTCTTCCTCGCCTGGGTCTACGTCAGCTGGCTCGTGCTCCTCTTCGGGGCCCGGCTCTCCTACGCCGTCGAGCACACCGCCTTCCGCGACTCCCTCTTCGCCTTCGGCACCCACCCCCGGGCCCATGAGCTGGTCGCCTCACGCATCGCCCAGGAGACGACGCTGACGTGGGTGGACGGAGGCCCGGCTCCCACGCCCCGGGTGCTGGCGACCCGGCTTCGCGTCCCCGAGTCGCTCGTCCACGAGGTGGTCGACCGCATGGTCACCGCGGGCCTCCTGGAGCGCCTGCGCCGGGGCGGATTGAGGCCCGCCAGGGACCCCGCCTCCCTCACCCTCGCCGACACCACCCTCGCGGTGCACGGGGTGATGATCTCCGGCGGGGCGGACACCTGGGACGGCCCCAAGGCCACCGGCTTCGAGCAGGTGGAGCACTTCTTCCAGGAGGCGGACTGCCTCGGCGTCGAGCGCCTGCGGCGCACGCGATGGACCGACCTGGTGGCCCCCCTGCGGCCTGAAGTCGCCCAGGAGGCCCCCTCGCCTCCCCCCCGAGTGGCAGCCAGCGGAAATCCGTAA
- a CDS encoding HU family DNA-binding protein → MLKSDLINILVAKRGVTQKQAEATIETIFESMKDALCRGENIEIRGLGAFHVKNYQGYQGRNPKTGQVIPVKPKRGLLFRTGKELRDRVNRPAPQQAQADLASPESKGPGSTGTGL, encoded by the coding sequence ATGCTCAAGTCCGATCTGATCAACATCCTCGTGGCCAAGCGGGGCGTGACGCAGAAGCAGGCTGAGGCCACCATCGAGACGATTTTCGAGTCGATGAAGGATGCCCTCTGTCGCGGCGAGAACATCGAGATTCGCGGCCTCGGTGCCTTCCACGTGAAGAACTACCAGGGCTACCAGGGCCGCAACCCGAAGACGGGTCAGGTCATCCCGGTGAAGCCCAAGCGGGGACTGCTCTTCCGCACGGGCAAGGAGCTCAGGGACCGGGTCAACCGCCCCGCGCCCCAGCAGGCCCAGGCGGACCTCGCCTCCCCCGAGAGCAAGGGCCCCGGCAGCACCGGCACCGGCCTCTGA